The Neisseria yangbaofengii genome contains a region encoding:
- the pgeF gene encoding peptidoglycan editing factor PgeF, which translates to MKTLSETLGIKAQNKTFLTADWPAPANVKTLITTRNGGVSKAPFHSLNVGAHVGDNPEYVARNREIVQNQTGLPVAYLNQIHSDIVVNATDALATLIDADASVDTTGQTACASMTADCLPVLFCDKAGTVVAAAHAGWRGLAGGILQNTVRAMQVAPLEIMAYLGPAIGPEAFEVGQDVFDAFAAQMPAAESAFESIGGGKYLADMYALARMVLQHEGVGMIYGGEHCTVLERDSFFSYRRDGQTGRMVSLIWLDNDV; encoded by the coding sequence ATGAAAACCTTAAGTGAAACGTTAGGCATTAAAGCACAAAACAAAACTTTTCTCACCGCCGATTGGCCTGCGCCTGCCAATGTGAAAACCTTAATCACCACGCGCAACGGCGGGGTGAGCAAAGCGCCGTTTCACAGCCTGAATGTCGGGGCGCATGTCGGCGATAATCCCGAGTATGTGGCGCGCAACCGCGAAATCGTACAAAACCAAACCGGTCTGCCTGTTGCCTATCTCAACCAAATTCACAGCGATATCGTGGTGAACGCGACTGATGCGTTGGCAACACTTATCGATGCCGATGCCAGCGTCGATACCACCGGCCAAACTGCTTGCGCCAGCATGACCGCCGATTGCTTGCCGGTTTTGTTTTGCGATAAGGCAGGTACGGTTGTGGCAGCGGCACATGCCGGTTGGCGCGGTTTGGCAGGGGGCATTTTGCAAAATACCGTGCGCGCCATGCAAGTAGCGCCTTTAGAAATCATGGCTTATTTGGGGCCGGCGATCGGACCGGAAGCCTTTGAAGTGGGACAGGACGTATTTGATGCGTTTGCCGCACAAATGCCCGCCGCCGAAAGCGCGTTTGAATCCATCGGTGGCGGCAAATATCTGGCCGATATGTATGCTTTGGCGCGAATGGTATTGCAGCACGAAGGCGTGGGCATGATTTATGGCGGTGAACATTGTACCGTGTTAGAGCGTGACAGTTTTTTCTCTTACCGCCGTGATGGGCAAACCGGGCGCATGGTGAGCTTAATTTGGCTGGATAATGATGTATAG
- a CDS encoding DUF4238 domain-containing protein: MKHAFILSDCEYPECDAKPFALLTANPTKMHHYVAQTEQRQHAHNSSVGTQNQNVYRLPISLFHKPYRGEADNVNIITNLAAKNLYTLAFVDDSPNQYNLESWFNRHESGYEDSCQMLRSLPSGRLKVPDAIWRVLRLKLLGILRNPNNHKTLFAHRLHQAIRRQLPEVSREFVHLIRARDPNRLRSILQDFDFNFHGYVNWLSNLYGMLSDGVSQPSLFEQMFRAAFDVPEAVKIELYRYPDNSGLCLFNDRSFCLQESEKEISIGVNLAHDMFVIVHVKPDLWRTLKSGFFLKQTHKQGEIHIYDHNQTQRLTYNRLTINQARAAVYGLSRNHRDYVQEQAV, translated from the coding sequence ATGAAACACGCTTTTATTCTCAGTGATTGCGAGTATCCGGAATGCGACGCCAAGCCGTTTGCGTTGCTGACCGCCAATCCGACCAAAATGCACCATTATGTCGCGCAAACCGAGCAGCGGCAGCATGCGCATAATTCGTCGGTCGGCACGCAAAACCAAAACGTTTACCGCCTGCCGATCAGCCTGTTTCACAAGCCTTACCGCGGCGAAGCAGATAATGTGAACATCATCACCAATCTGGCCGCCAAAAACCTTTACACGCTGGCCTTTGTTGACGATTCTCCTAATCAATACAATCTCGAAAGCTGGTTCAACCGCCATGAAAGCGGCTATGAAGATTCGTGCCAAATGCTGCGCAGCCTGCCTTCAGGCCGTCTGAAAGTGCCCGATGCCATTTGGCGGGTTTTGCGCTTGAAGCTGCTGGGTATTTTGCGCAACCCGAATAACCACAAAACCTTGTTTGCCCACCGCCTGCATCAGGCCATCCGCCGCCAATTGCCCGAAGTGAGCCGTGAATTCGTGCATTTAATCCGCGCCCGCGATCCGAACCGCCTCCGCTCGATTTTGCAGGATTTCGATTTCAATTTTCACGGCTACGTCAATTGGCTCTCCAACCTTTACGGCATGTTGAGCGACGGCGTGTCGCAGCCTTCGTTGTTTGAACAGATGTTCCGCGCAGCGTTTGATGTACCTGAAGCGGTGAAAATCGAGCTTTACCGCTATCCGGACAATTCAGGCTTGTGCCTGTTTAACGATCGTTCGTTTTGCCTGCAGGAGTCGGAAAAAGAAATCAGCATCGGCGTGAATCTCGCCCACGACATGTTCGTCATCGTGCATGTGAAGCCGGATTTATGGCGCACGCTGAAAAGCGGGTTTTTCCTCAAACAAACGCACAAACAAGGCGAAATCCATATTTACGACCACAACCAAACCCAACGCCTGACCTACAACCGCTTGACCATCAATCAAGCACGGGCGGCCGTGTACGGCTTAAGCCGCAACCACCGCGATTATGTACAGGAACAGGCCGTCTGA
- a CDS encoding LPS-assembly lipoprotein LptE, whose protein sequence is MKKIILTTAVLLLASCGFHLKGTAGTSQPLPYQNWYVNGGALQQALENSLRRSDGRPVGMEQAQMAVNVTHIETRRDIYTITRAADINEYLLMLRVDAQATRNGELVGEPMSVVVRRTMDYADSEVLGKAEEEQTIWSEMRTDAADQIVRRLTFLKAAQ, encoded by the coding sequence ATGAAGAAAATCATCCTGACCACCGCTGTATTGCTGTTGGCTTCCTGCGGTTTCCATTTGAAAGGCACGGCCGGTACATCGCAGCCGCTGCCGTATCAAAATTGGTATGTCAACGGCGGTGCACTGCAACAGGCTTTGGAAAACTCCCTGCGCCGTTCAGACGGCCGTCCGGTCGGTATGGAGCAGGCGCAAATGGCGGTGAATGTGACCCACATCGAAACCCGCCGCGATATTTACACCATTACCCGTGCTGCCGACATCAATGAATATCTGCTGATGTTGCGCGTGGATGCGCAAGCGACACGCAACGGCGAGCTGGTGGGCGAACCGATGAGCGTGGTGGTACGCCGCACCATGGATTACGCCGACAGCGAAGTGTTGGGTAAAGCCGAAGAGGAACAAACCATCTGGTCGGAAATGCGCACTGATGCCGCCGACCAAATTGTCCGCCGACTGACCTTTTTGAAAGCGGCGCAGTAA
- the holA gene encoding DNA polymerase III subunit delta has product MAAMNIEQLSADMPLKPLYVVHGEEDLLRIEALDTLRTAARRQGYLNREVHTAENNFDWDEWLQSAGSMGLFADLKLLELHIPNGKPGKNGGEALQYFARQLPEDTVTVIMLPKLEKSQTQAKWFGALAANGVMLEAKAVGAAALPAWIRGRLKKWGLEIENDALALFAERVEGNLLAARQEIDKLALLHPKGHLLNMADAEAAVANVARFDVFQLAGAWMKGDAQRVARLLDGLEADSEEPVLLLWAVAEDIRTLIRLTAALKQGQNIQSLRNSLRLWGEKQTLAPIAANRISISRLLDALQTCAKIDRMIKGAEEGDAWAEFKQLVMGLAV; this is encoded by the coding sequence ATGGCGGCGATGAATATCGAGCAGCTTAGCGCCGATATGCCGCTCAAACCGCTGTATGTGGTTCATGGCGAAGAAGATTTATTGCGGATTGAAGCGCTCGATACCTTGCGCACGGCCGCGCGTCGGCAGGGCTATCTCAACCGCGAAGTGCATACCGCCGAAAACAATTTTGATTGGGATGAGTGGTTGCAATCGGCGGGCAGCATGGGTTTGTTCGCCGATTTAAAATTGCTCGAATTGCATATTCCCAACGGCAAACCGGGCAAAAACGGCGGCGAAGCGCTGCAGTATTTTGCCCGGCAATTGCCCGAAGATACCGTCACCGTCATCATGCTGCCCAAGTTGGAAAAATCGCAAACGCAAGCCAAATGGTTTGGTGCGCTGGCGGCAAACGGCGTGATGCTGGAGGCCAAAGCGGTGGGTGCCGCTGCCTTGCCCGCATGGATTCGAGGCCGTCTGAAAAAATGGGGCTTGGAAATTGAAAACGATGCGCTGGCTTTGTTTGCCGAACGCGTTGAAGGCAATCTACTGGCCGCCAGGCAGGAAATCGACAAGCTGGCCTTGCTGCACCCGAAAGGCCATCTGCTGAACATGGCTGATGCCGAAGCGGCGGTGGCCAATGTGGCGCGTTTTGATGTGTTCCAACTGGCAGGTGCCTGGATGAAGGGCGATGCACAACGCGTGGCGCGTTTGCTCGATGGTTTGGAGGCCGATAGTGAAGAACCGGTATTGCTGCTGTGGGCGGTGGCTGAAGACATCCGCACGCTGATTCGACTGACCGCCGCTTTAAAACAAGGGCAGAATATCCAATCGCTGCGCAACAGCTTGCGCCTGTGGGGCGAAAAACAAACGTTGGCACCTATTGCCGCCAACCGCATTTCCATCAGCCGGCTGCTGGATGCGCTGCAAACTTGTGCCAAAATCGACCGTATGATTAAAGGCGCGGAAGAAGGCGACGCATGGGCGGAATTTAAACAATTGGTGATGGGCTTGGCAGTGTGA
- the gloB gene encoding hydroxyacylglutathione hydrolase has translation MKITPVKAFSDNYIWMIQEGNLAVCVDPGDATPVLKFLVNNRLMLAQTWITHHHDDHRGGAGALWRTFLESPVYGNSDIPEATHRAEAGLQIPFGGGLATVWATPGHTGHHLSYLFETSDGLHVFCGDTLFSAGCGRVFTGTTEELFDSFLRFNQLPENTLFYPAHEYTASNLRFAAHIEPDNTDIRTALREAESATAPTLPVTLLHERKVNPFLRVGLPQVWERVESLSGKQFDTELEVFAALRELKNHF, from the coding sequence ATGAAAATTACCCCGGTCAAAGCCTTCAGCGACAACTATATTTGGATGATTCAGGAAGGCAATCTGGCCGTCTGCGTTGATCCGGGCGATGCCACGCCGGTATTGAAATTTTTGGTCAACAACCGCCTGATGCTTGCGCAAACATGGATTACCCACCACCATGACGACCACCGCGGCGGCGCAGGTGCTTTGTGGCGCACATTTTTAGAATCACCGGTTTACGGCAACAGCGACATTCCCGAAGCCACCCACCGCGCCGAAGCCGGTTTGCAAATTCCGTTTGGCGGCGGCTTGGCCACGGTTTGGGCAACCCCGGGCCACACCGGCCATCATTTGAGTTATCTGTTTGAAACTTCAGACGGCCTGCACGTTTTCTGCGGCGACACCTTGTTCAGTGCGGGTTGCGGCCGCGTATTCACCGGCACAACTGAAGAATTGTTTGACAGTTTCTTGCGTTTCAATCAATTGCCGGAAAACACCTTGTTTTACCCTGCGCACGAATACACGGCTTCTAACCTGCGCTTTGCCGCCCACATCGAGCCGGACAACACCGACATTCGGACGGCCTTGCGCGAGGCCGAATCCGCCACCGCCCCGACCCTGCCGGTGACATTGCTGCACGAGCGCAAAGTCAATCCGTTTTTACGTGTCGGTTTGCCACAGGTTTGGGAACGTGTGGAAAGCTTAAGCGGTAAGCAATTTGACACGGAATTGGAAGTGTTTGCCGCATTGCGTGAATTGAAGAATCATTTTTAA
- the purL gene encoding phosphoribosylformylglycinamidine synthase, translating to MSVVLPLRGVTALSDFRVEKLFQKAADAGLPETKLESEFWYFVSSKSALDAATVEKLQALLEAERVAETPKPASGLHLFLITPRLGTISPWASKATNIAENCGLEGIERIERGMAVWIRGSLTAGQQQQWAALLHDRMTESVLTGIDAAAQLFHHIQSETFSTVDLLNGGKEALVKANSEMGLALSPDEIDYLAENYQALGRNPSDVELMMFAQANSEHCRHKIFNADFILNGEKQPKSLFRMIRDTHEAHPEGTVVAYKDNSSVIEGAKIERFYPNAADNHGYRFHEEDTHIIMKVETHNHPTAIAPFAGAATGAGGEIRDEGATGKGSRPKAGLTGFTVSNLNIPGLEQPWEQAYGKPGHIASPLDIMIEGPIGGAAFNNEFGRPNLLGYFRTFEEKIDGQVRGYHKPIMIAGGLGNIQAQQTHKDEIPEGALLIQLGGPGMLIGLGGGAASSMDTGTNDASLDFNSVQRGNPEIERRAQEVIDRCWQLGDNNPIISIHDVGAGGLSNAFPELVNDAGRGAIFKLRDVPLEEHGLTPLQIWCNESQERYVLAVLEQNLDTFRAVCERERCPFAVVGVATGDGHLQVRDDLYDNSPVDLPLNVLLGKPPKTTRNDTTVTPSESQFDASAIDITEAAYRVLRLPTVAAKNFLITIGDRSVGGMTHRDQMVGKYQTPVADCAVTMMGFNTYRGEAMSMGEKPTVALFDAPASGRMCVGEAITNIAAVNIGDIGNIKLSANWMAACGTEGEDEKLYRTVEATSQICQALDLSIPVGKDSLSMKTVWQDEAEQKSVVSPLSLIITAFAPVKDVRKTITPELKNVQDSALLLVDLGNGQARMGGSALGQVYNQMAGAAPDIEAGRLKAFYNAIQQLVAEDKLLAYHDRGDGGLFATLAEMAFAGRVGLDVDISPLTVAQADQNAAAACALFNEELGAVIQVNAADLAAVEALFAQTGIDVHNIAALAAGEKIVIRNQSGILLEQSRTDLQRAWQETSHAVQKLRDNPACADSEFALIGDNQRSALFADLTFDVNENIAAPFINSGAKPKIAVLREQGVNGQIEMAAAFTQAGFDAYDVHMSDLMGGRVNLDTFQMLAACGGFSYGDVLGAGEGWAKSILFHPALRDRFAAFFANPNTLTLGVCNGCQMVSNLADIIPGTAAWPKFKRNESEQFEARLTMVNVTKSPSLILNEMQGASLPVAVSHGEGRADFALKGGQVPADLAIALQYVDGLNQVTQTYPLNPNGSPQGIAGVTNADGRVTIMMPHPERVFRAAQMSWKPEDWTEQSGWARLFAGARKALG from the coding sequence ATGTCTGTTGTTTTGCCCTTGCGCGGCGTTACCGCCCTGTCTGATTTCCGTGTTGAAAAACTGTTTCAAAAAGCAGCCGATGCCGGATTGCCTGAAACGAAGCTGGAAAGCGAATTTTGGTATTTTGTCAGCAGCAAAAGTGCTTTAGACGCTGCGACCGTTGAAAAACTGCAAGCCTTGCTGGAAGCCGAACGTGTTGCCGAAACACCCAAGCCTGCGAGCGGCTTGCATTTATTTTTGATTACACCGCGCTTGGGTACGATTTCGCCTTGGGCTTCCAAAGCCACCAACATTGCGGAAAACTGCGGCCTTGAAGGCATCGAGCGCATTGAACGCGGCATGGCGGTGTGGATTCGCGGCAGTTTGACTGCCGGGCAGCAACAACAATGGGCGGCGCTGTTACACGACCGCATGACCGAAAGCGTGTTGACCGGCATTGACGCGGCGGCGCAACTGTTCCACCACATCCAATCGGAAACATTTTCGACCGTCGATCTGTTAAACGGCGGCAAAGAAGCCCTGGTCAAAGCCAACAGCGAAATGGGCTTGGCCTTATCGCCCGATGAAATCGATTATTTGGCGGAAAACTACCAAGCCTTAGGCCGCAATCCGAGCGATGTCGAACTGATGATGTTTGCTCAGGCCAACTCGGAACACTGCCGCCACAAAATCTTCAATGCCGATTTTATTTTAAACGGCGAAAAGCAGCCTAAATCCCTATTCCGCATGATTCGCGACACCCACGAAGCCCATCCTGAAGGTACGGTAGTGGCATATAAAGACAATTCTTCCGTGATTGAAGGCGCAAAAATCGAGCGCTTCTACCCGAACGCGGCCGACAACCACGGCTACCGCTTCCACGAAGAAGATACCCACATCATCATGAAAGTGGAAACCCACAACCACCCGACCGCCATCGCCCCGTTTGCCGGTGCGGCGACAGGCGCAGGCGGTGAAATCCGTGACGAAGGCGCAACCGGCAAAGGTTCGCGCCCGAAAGCAGGCTTAACCGGCTTTACCGTTTCCAACCTGAATATCCCCGGTTTGGAACAGCCTTGGGAACAAGCCTACGGCAAACCCGGCCACATCGCTTCGCCGCTGGACATCATGATTGAAGGTCCGATTGGCGGTGCGGCGTTCAACAACGAATTCGGCCGCCCGAACCTGTTAGGCTATTTCCGCACTTTTGAAGAAAAAATCGACGGCCAAGTGCGCGGCTACCACAAGCCGATTATGATTGCCGGCGGATTGGGCAACATTCAGGCGCAGCAAACGCATAAAGACGAAATTCCCGAAGGCGCATTGTTAATCCAACTCGGCGGCCCGGGCATGCTGATTGGCCTCGGCGGCGGTGCGGCTTCGTCTATGGATACCGGCACCAACGATGCCTCTTTGGACTTCAACTCCGTGCAACGCGGCAACCCTGAAATCGAACGCCGTGCGCAAGAGGTCATCGACCGCTGCTGGCAGCTGGGCGACAACAACCCGATTATCTCGATTCACGACGTGGGTGCGGGGGGCCTGTCGAACGCCTTCCCTGAATTGGTCAACGACGCCGGCCGCGGTGCAATATTCAAACTGCGCGATGTACCTTTGGAAGAACACGGCCTCACTCCGCTGCAAATCTGGTGCAACGAATCGCAAGAGCGTTATGTGTTGGCGGTTTTGGAACAAAACTTAGACACCTTCCGCGCCGTTTGCGAACGCGAACGCTGCCCGTTTGCCGTGGTCGGCGTGGCCACCGGCGACGGTCATCTGCAGGTGCGCGATGATTTGTACGACAACAGCCCGGTCGATTTGCCGCTGAATGTCTTACTCGGCAAACCGCCTAAAACTACCCGCAACGACACCACCGTTACACCGTCTGAAAGCCAATTCGACGCGTCTGCCATCGACATCACCGAAGCCGCTTACCGCGTGCTGCGCCTGCCGACCGTAGCTGCAAAAAACTTCCTGATTACCATCGGCGACCGAAGCGTGGGCGGCATGACCCATCGCGACCAAATGGTCGGCAAATACCAAACACCGGTAGCAGATTGCGCCGTGACCATGATGGGCTTCAACACCTACCGGGGCGAAGCGATGTCTATGGGTGAAAAACCGACCGTCGCCCTGTTCGACGCACCCGCTTCGGGCAGAATGTGCGTCGGCGAAGCCATCACCAACATCGCGGCGGTCAATATCGGCGACATCGGCAACATCAAACTTTCCGCCAACTGGATGGCCGCCTGCGGCACCGAGGGCGAAGACGAAAAACTCTACCGCACGGTAGAAGCCACATCGCAAATCTGCCAAGCCTTGGATTTGAGCATTCCGGTGGGCAAAGACAGTTTGTCGATGAAAACCGTGTGGCAAGACGAAGCGGAACAAAAATCCGTGGTTTCGCCTTTGAGCCTGATTATCACTGCGTTTGCGCCGGTAAAAGACGTACGCAAAACCATCACGCCTGAACTGAAAAACGTGCAAGACAGCGCATTACTGCTGGTGGACTTAGGCAACGGCCAAGCACGCATGGGCGGCTCGGCTTTGGGTCAGGTGTATAACCAAATGGCAGGCGCCGCCCCTGATATCGAAGCAGGCCGTCTGAAAGCGTTTTACAACGCCATTCAGCAATTGGTTGCCGAAGACAAACTCTTGGCCTACCACGACCGCGGCGACGGCGGCTTGTTTGCGACTTTGGCGGAAATGGCGTTTGCCGGCCGTGTGGGGTTGGATGTGGACATCAGCCCGTTAACCGTCGCACAAGCAGATCAAAACGCTGCGGCCGCCTGTGCTTTGTTTAATGAAGAATTGGGTGCCGTGATTCAGGTGAATGCGGCCGATTTGGCTGCCGTAGAAGCCTTGTTTGCCCAAACCGGTATTGATGTGCACAACATCGCCGCCTTGGCTGCCGGTGAAAAAATCGTTATCCGCAACCAAAGCGGCATCTTACTGGAACAATCCCGCACCGACCTGCAACGCGCATGGCAGGAAACCAGCCACGCCGTTCAAAAGCTGCGCGACAATCCGGCCTGTGCCGACAGCGAGTTTGCCTTAATCGGTGACAACCAACGCAGCGCGCTGTTTGCCGATTTGACTTTTGATGTCAACGAAAATATCGCCGCGCCGTTTATCAACAGCGGTGCGAAACCGAAAATCGCCGTATTGCGAGAACAAGGCGTGAATGGCCAAATCGAAATGGCGGCCGCCTTTACCCAAGCCGGTTTCGACGCGTATGACGTGCATATGTCCGACCTGATGGGCGGCCGCGTGAATCTCGACACCTTCCAAATGCTGGCTGCGTGCGGCGGCTTCAGCTACGGCGACGTATTGGGTGCGGGCGAAGGTTGGGCGAAATCGATTCTGTTCCACCCTGCTTTGCGCGACCGGTTTGCTGCTTTCTTCGCCAATCCGAATACGCTCACACTGGGCGTGTGCAACGGCTGCCAAATGGTCAGCAACTTGGCCGACATCATTCCGGGCACAGCCGCATGGCCGAAATTCAAACGCAACGAAAGCGAGCAGTTTGAAGCGCGTTTGACCATGGTCAACGTGACCAAATCGCCATCGCTGATTTTGAACGAAATGCAAGGCGCCAGCCTGCCGGTAGCCGTCAGCCACGGCGAAGGCCGCGCCGACTTCGCACTCAAAGGCGGCCAAGTGCCGGCCGATTTGGCAATCGCGCTGCAATACGTCGACGGTTTGAACCAAGTCACCCAAACCTATCCGCTCAACCCGAATGGTTCGCCTCAAGGCATTGCCGGTGTGACCAACGCCGACGGCCGCGTCACCATCATGATGCCGCATCCGGAACGCGTATTCCGTGCGGCACAAATGAGCTGGAAACCTGAAGACTGGACGGAACAATCCGGCTGGGCACGTCTCTTTGCCGGCGCACGTAAAGCATTGGGTTAA
- a CDS encoding ComEA family DNA-binding protein, giving the protein MKKIIFCALTTLVASVSAAAVNINTASESELTALPGVGPAKAKAIVEYRKQHGSFKTLDELKNVKGIGEGIFAKLKNEASVAAPAKKAAQPVVKK; this is encoded by the coding sequence ATGAAAAAAATCATCTTCTGCGCACTGACCACTTTGGTCGCTTCCGTCTCTGCAGCAGCAGTCAACATCAACACCGCTTCCGAAAGCGAACTGACGGCACTGCCGGGTGTAGGCCCGGCCAAAGCCAAAGCCATTGTGGAATACCGCAAACAGCATGGCAGCTTTAAGACTTTGGACGAACTGAAAAACGTCAAAGGCATTGGGGAAGGGATTTTTGCGAAATTGAAGAATGAAGCGTCGGTTGCCGCCCCTGCCAAGAAGGCTGCCCAGCCTGTGGTTAAAAAGTAG
- the rluD gene encoding 23S rRNA pseudouridine(1911/1915/1917) synthase RluD → MQNTSFDNEADYSDDLDFAAVPEAESCVKLTVSVEMAGLRLDAALAKLMPDYSRSRLATWIKDGDVMVNGKPAQPKAKMIGGEFITVTVRPREENLAFTPEAMNLDIVYEDDTVIVINKPAGLVVHPAAGNWTGTLLNGLLAHCPELSQVPRAGIVHRLDKETSGLMVVAKNLPAQTSLVQQLQARTVKRIYRAVANGLVPFDGKIDTLIGRDPHNRLKMAVVKYGGKPAVTHVKVLERYLSHSYIECALETGRTHQIRVHMREANHPLAADPVYGNPRHPCSEGVKEAVKALGARQALHAYRLSFIHPKTNKTVSFEAPLPDDIYHLLSILRLEAGLDSSLSHEEEWQEKLDSDDNDDWNEDDYDVEVVYVRE, encoded by the coding sequence ATGCAGAATACTTCCTTTGATAATGAAGCTGATTATAGCGATGATTTAGATTTTGCGGCAGTCCCTGAAGCAGAAAGTTGTGTTAAATTGACCGTTTCTGTCGAGATGGCCGGATTGCGTTTGGACGCGGCACTGGCCAAACTCATGCCCGATTATTCGCGCAGCCGCTTGGCCACTTGGATTAAAGACGGTGATGTCATGGTAAACGGCAAACCGGCCCAACCGAAAGCGAAAATGATTGGCGGAGAGTTTATCACAGTTACCGTGCGTCCGAGAGAAGAAAATCTGGCGTTCACCCCTGAAGCGATGAATTTGGATATTGTTTACGAAGACGATACCGTGATTGTTATCAACAAACCTGCCGGCTTGGTGGTGCATCCCGCAGCGGGCAACTGGACGGGCACGCTGTTAAACGGTTTGCTTGCACATTGTCCAGAATTAAGCCAAGTACCCCGCGCAGGGATTGTTCACCGTCTCGACAAAGAAACCAGCGGCTTGATGGTGGTGGCGAAGAATTTACCGGCGCAAACTTCTTTGGTGCAGCAGCTTCAGGCACGCACGGTAAAACGCATTTACCGCGCCGTAGCCAATGGCCTGGTGCCGTTTGACGGTAAAATCGACACTTTAATCGGCCGCGATCCGCACAACCGCTTGAAAATGGCGGTGGTAAAATACGGCGGCAAACCGGCTGTGACCCATGTAAAAGTGCTGGAACGCTATTTGTCTCACAGCTATATCGAATGTGCTTTGGAAACCGGCCGTACCCACCAAATCCGTGTGCATATGCGCGAAGCCAATCATCCACTGGCGGCTGATCCGGTTTACGGCAATCCGCGCCATCCGTGCAGCGAAGGCGTGAAAGAAGCAGTAAAGGCTTTGGGCGCACGCCAAGCCTTGCACGCTTACCGTTTGAGTTTTATCCATCCGAAAACAAATAAAACCGTGTCGTTTGAAGCGCCGTTGCCGGACGATATTTACCATCTGCTTTCGATTTTACGCTTGGAAGCCGGATTGGATTCTTCTTTGAGCCATGAAGAAGAATGGCAGGAAAAGCTTGATAGTGATGACAACGATGATTGGAACGAAGACGATTACGATGTTGAAGTCGTTTATGTACGAGAATAA
- a CDS encoding outer membrane protein assembly factor BamD, which yields MKKILLLVSLSLALSACANKGTIDKDAQITQDWSVEQLYAEAQDELNSNNYTRAIKLYELLESRFPNGRYAQQSQLDTAYAYYKDDEPEKALAAIDRFQRHHPQHPNMDYALYLKGLVLFNEDQSFLNKLASQDWSDRDPKANRDAYHAFAQLVERYPNSKYAPDATSRMTKLVDALGGNEIAVARYYMKRGAYVAAINRAQKIVQQYQNTRYVEESLAMMELAYKKLEKPQLAQDTRRILQQNFPESPFLTHEWRNGDMPWWRYWK from the coding sequence ATGAAAAAAATTCTTTTATTAGTTTCTTTAAGTTTGGCACTCAGCGCATGTGCCAATAAAGGCACCATCGATAAAGACGCTCAAATTACTCAGGATTGGAGTGTGGAACAGCTTTATGCTGAAGCACAGGATGAATTGAACAGCAACAATTATACGCGAGCCATCAAGTTATATGAACTGCTCGAATCACGTTTCCCTAATGGTCGCTACGCGCAGCAATCTCAATTAGACACAGCCTACGCATACTATAAAGATGATGAGCCTGAAAAAGCCTTGGCCGCTATCGACCGCTTCCAACGCCATCACCCGCAGCATCCGAACATGGATTATGCCTTATATTTAAAAGGCTTGGTATTGTTTAATGAAGATCAGTCTTTCTTAAATAAATTGGCGTCACAAGACTGGTCCGACCGCGACCCTAAAGCCAACCGTGATGCCTACCATGCTTTTGCACAACTGGTAGAACGCTATCCGAACAGTAAATATGCGCCTGATGCCACTTCACGCATGACCAAATTGGTTGACGCATTGGGCGGCAACGAAATTGCAGTTGCCCGTTATTACATGAAACGCGGCGCATACGTTGCAGCCATTAACCGCGCACAAAAAATTGTTCAACAATACCAAAATACACGTTATGTTGAAGAATCTTTAGCCATGATGGAACTGGCCTATAAGAAACTGGAAAAACCGCAACTGGCTCAAGATACCCGTCGTATTTTGCAGCAAAACTTCCCGGAAAGCCCTTTCTTAACCCATGAATGGCGCAATGGCGACATGCCTTGGTGGCGTTATTGGAAGTGA
- a CDS encoding RDD family protein: MTRFPTVALKRRLAALMYEMLLVGAVTAVAAILSGISAIFLNPISTYLSSFATCVLVIGFWWYYFRMNWLQKGQTLAMQTWKIGLANQQNVQPPLHQLRQRFIWACVFVVFIPMLVYAGLRHFLNIPPMLAFGAALFWLILPWGFALLNADRQFLYDFLAGTRLVDLKQDKKK; the protein is encoded by the coding sequence ATGACCCGATTTCCTACTGTTGCTCTCAAACGCCGTCTTGCTGCCTTGATGTATGAAATGCTGCTGGTCGGCGCCGTTACCGCCGTCGCCGCGATTTTGTCAGGCATATCGGCGATTTTTCTCAATCCGATTTCGACCTATTTATCCAGCTTTGCCACCTGCGTGTTGGTGATTGGTTTTTGGTGGTATTATTTCCGCATGAACTGGCTGCAAAAAGGCCAAACGCTGGCGATGCAAACTTGGAAAATCGGTTTGGCCAATCAGCAAAACGTGCAGCCGCCGTTGCACCAACTGCGCCAACGTTTTATTTGGGCCTGCGTGTTTGTAGTGTTTATCCCCATGCTGGTTTATGCCGGATTGCGTCATTTTCTGAATATTCCGCCTATGCTCGCATTCGGCGCGGCCTTGTTTTGGCTGATTCTGCCGTGGGGCTTTGCGTTATTGAATGCCGACCGCCAGTTTTTATATGATTTCTTGGCCGGTACGCGTTTGGTGGATTTGAAGCAGGATAAGAAAAAATAA